The Sus scrofa isolate TJ Tabasco breed Duroc chromosome 6, Sscrofa11.1, whole genome shotgun sequence region TTCTGAGAACCCTCTTGAAGCTCAGCCTCTTCCACATTTCTTCTTGGGCCTCTCCAATGTTCTCAGTCTGGCTTTTATTTAAGTTCTTCCATCGCCTTCCCCCtactctttttcaaattttatctccAACTGAAAAAACGCTCCAGCTGGGATCACATTTTGTACCCACATGATATGACAAGCCATTTTGGAACTTTATATTCCTGAAATGTACTGGCCCCTCCTGCCTTTGAAATGATGTGCCTTCTCCTGCCACCCTTAGTTGCTCCTGTGTTGTCCCCAGCCATCATTCTGATCCCTTTTCCACCCCCACAACATACCCAATTGTGGCCCAGGCTATGGTTTGCTCCTATCGGATGGGCAGACATGGTTCCAGCACCGGCGGATGCTGACCCCAGCCTTCCACTATGACATCCTGAAGCCCTATGTGAATCTCATGGCCGACTCTGTCAAGGTGATGCTGGTGAGTACATCCCTCTCTTACCTGCACATGCTCACACCCAGCACAACTCACAAATCCACTCAGACACTCGTGCCCCCAGAAACCCATCAAACACAGTGGCCCAAAATAATTCACCTAACCTTAGTGTGGACACTGATCTCCCAAAGCGAATGAGATCTGGGCACCACCTTGGATCTACACTCTAGTCATTAATAAGGGAAACGTGGGCCTTGGTGTTTTCAGGGTCCATTCTCTTCCCACCTCGGTGTCTTTAAAACAGTAGACTAGAGCAAGGGTCATTCCCCTAGGCACCAGGAAAGCTGTCCATGGCTGGCCTGGCCAAAGACAGCTTCAGGGGCAGGGTGGATATCCCAGGATGTCACTCAGATGGGCTCTGGCCTGGAGCCCGGGGCTTCTGCATGGAATTGGGCCAATCATGAGAGGAAATGAGACCAGGTCTACCCTCTCAGACCTGGGTCCTGCCATGACATGACACCCCCCATTAGGATTCTAATTTATCACCACCTGGTCTCAGCTAACGttttatggatgaaaaaaaaaaagtctatgattCTCTTTTAGAGACCCCAGTATTAGACTCTTCCACTTTCTCTTGCGTGACAAACTTGCTTACCATGTTGGACATCAATTGTCTAGCTCAGTTCTCAGGTCACAAAGATTTCCCCTTTGTCCTCTGAGAAATGATGCTTTCTGGCCTGCTAGAAGGTGGTTATCATTATAAATTGTTCCCACTTTGAACACAAATTcagaatatttggagaaaacctgtttatttatataataaatggtTCTGAGAAAATAGCCATCGCATTACTCATGTGCTTTACAGTCTTAAATTGCTAAACACATGCACTTAGAAAGCTAGGGCATCTCATCAGAAGatgtggagagacagagagagacccCAGCCCTGCCAGAACAGGTCTCCTGTCCCCCTCCCACTACAGGACAAATGGGAGCAGCTTGTCACCCAGGACTCACATCTGGAGATCTTTGGACACGTCTCCTTGATGACCCTGGACACCGTCATGAAGTGTGCCTTCAGCTACCAGGGCAGCGTCCAGACAGATAGGTCAGTGACAACCTTTCAGTGGCAGGTGCTTGTTCTCACCAGATGGGGAGGACCTCCCTGGGAGCTACTTAGGGCAGCACAGATGCTTCCCAGCCCAAAAAGCAACATTCTGCAGGGAGTCCGGGATCATGGACAGATTCCAGCCCAGACGAAACCTTGACTCAGTCACAGAGGATCCTGATCTCCAACACAGGGAGACACCTGGCTGCTCAGGCCACTTGTGAAGGACAGAGGGTCCAGGGGACTGTGGGACAGAAGGACAAATGCCTCAGTGCTACCTTTCCCCACTGACTGAGGACGCCTCCCCCTAGAGCCCCCCTCCTTATCCACGTCAGCATCTCCCTCCACTCTCTCTTCTGCATCCTTTCCCttcaggaactcccattcctacATTCAGGCCGTTGGGAACCTCAACAGTCTGTTTGTTGCTCGTTTGAGAAGTGCCCTCTACCAGAACGACATCATCTATAGGCTGAGCCCTGAAGGCCGCCTGAGCCGCCAGGCCTGCCAGCTGGCCCATCAACACACAGGTTCTGTTTCTGCTTCTGGGCTGCTCTCTTCCTTCATCAGGCACATCTGAAAGGGACTACCCTTTGACCCCCAGGCAGAGTGAGCCTCCTGCTTCCCTTTCAGAAGCTGGAACATCCCCACACTAGGTACCTCCCTGGGACAGGGACTGGAAACTGAGCTGTCAGGGTGGCAGGTGCTATACAGGGATTTACATGTGTCACCACATTAGTGATGGCTGATTGTGActccctcctgctgcctcctgggGATGGGGGATGTGCTGTCGAGGGGATTCTTAACCTGTGTCACACGATGCTGGCGCTCTCAGCCTTGACATGCACACCTATACCCACCCTCATCCTGATCCACCTGCCACCAAGACTGGGCCATGAATCAGGGTGGGGCTATTCCGTGTGCTGTTTCGGACCCCCAGAGCTCTCAgctcagcctgggaaccactgTTCTGAAATAGACCAAGTGATCCGGCTGAGGAAGGCTCAcctgcagaaggaaggagagatggagaaCTTGAGGAAGAAGAGGCACTTGGATTTCCTGGACATCCTCCTCTTTGCCAGAgtgagtatgtgtatgtgtgtggggggagccCTGAGGTTTTGACCAGAAGCACAGAGGAAGGGGCCTGCATTCTCGCCCTGCCTCTGCAGATGGAGAATGGGAGCAGCTTGTCTGACACCGACCTCCGTGCTGAAGTAGACACGTTCATGTTTGAAGGCCACGACACCACAGCCAGTGGCATCTCCTGGATCTTCTATGCTCTGGCCTCCCACCCTGAATATCAGCAGAGGTGCCGGGAGGAGATCCGGAGCCTCCTGGGGGATGGTACCTCCATCACCTGGTGAGTGCCCCTGAAATgagagccctgccctgcccctgcccccagctagTGGAGAATCCCTGGTTGCCCAACCCTTCACAGCTTCAGAATGGGCTTTGTTTCAGGGACCACCTGGGGCAGATGCCCTACACCACCATGTGCATCAAGGAAGCAATGAGACTCTATCCTCCAGTACCAGCCATTATCAGAGAGCTCAGCAAACCCATCACCTTCCCTGATGGACGTTCCTTACCTGCAGGTATGAACTTCACCACACACACTAACCTCAGCATCTATAAGAACACATGGAAGCTCAGACATCCACATGTCCAGCCCAGTTCCAGTATGCTCTGAGTCTTACTGCTCCCTCTAAAGAGGCATACTTATACGTAATAGGGTGAGGTTGTGAAATGCCTAATGCAGAACTGGAACCCAGCGAAAGCTCAAGAAACAAAGGCTAGCCCCTGAATGTAGTCTTGTCATGGAGCCCTCAAATTATGATTCCCTTGGAGGTGAAGTCTTGAGAGACACAGAAAAGCAGAGCAGATGTGGTTCTTTCCATCTGGGGTCCAAGTAATGACGGAGCTCAGGGAACCCCCTGTCATGGGTCAGATGGTCAGTCTCTGAGGAGCCCTCAGGTGGATGCAGAGAGCAGCTGATGACCAGATCTGAGAGCCCTGTCATGGTTGGAGACCACCCCCTGGCTCACCTCCCATTGGGTCTgaggcccagccctgccacatCCTGGCTGTAGGGTCCGAGACCAGCTGTGTAGCCTCTGAGGCTCAGGTCCTCATTCGAACACAGGGATATATATGAGTGCCTACCTTGAGGGCTTCTGTGAGGATTTGATGAGTTACTGCATATTCCCCAGGGGCTCCTCGGTAGCACTTGACAAATATGTGTTGTCACCTAAGTCAGTCCTAAAAGTAAGCCTTCAATTCTTTGGCCGCTCAGTGATGGGTCATGGTTACCTTCTCCTAGTCTGTGTTCCTTGCTTTTTCATGTCCAGACCACCTCTCCTGCATCAGCATCATTCATTCAGAGTGATGGGGAGTGGCTCTCATGGTGGCTCCCAAGCCTTCTGTGCAGGCACACGCCCCCTGCTGCCATGCAAACCATCagtcttctctctccatctccccacaGGAATCATAATCTCACTCTCCATTTACGCCCTTCACCACAACCCAAAGGTGTGGCCGAACCCAGAGGTATGATGATGGCCCCAGGAGGAGGGA contains the following coding sequences:
- the LOC100522145 gene encoding cytochrome P450 4A6 isoform X2; this translates as MSVSALSPIGALGSVSGLLQVASVFGLLLLLLKATQLYLHRQWLLKALQQFPSPPSHWLYGHSREHLKDNDLQEALRRVKNFPRACPYWLWGNKAHLVIYDPDYMKVVLGRSDPKLTDVHKFLSPWIGYGLLLSDGQTWFQHRRMLTPAFHYDILKPYVNLMADSVKVMLDKWEQLVTQDSHLEIFGHVSLMTLDTVMKCAFSYQGSVQTDRPSDPAEEGSPAEGRRDGELEEEEALGFPGHPPLCQMENPWLPNPSQLQNGLCFRDHLGQMPYTTMCIKEAMRLYPPVPAIIRELSKPITFPDGRSLPAGIIISLSIYALHHNPKVWPNPEVFDPSRFAPGSAQHSHAFLPFSGGSR
- the LOC100522145 gene encoding taurochenodeoxycholic 6 alpha-hydroxylase isoform X1; amino-acid sequence: MSVSALSPIGALGSVSGLLQVASVFGLLLLLLKATQLYLHRQWLLKALQQFPSPPSHWLYGHSREHLKDNDLQEALRRVKNFPRACPYWLWGNKAHLVIYDPDYMKVVLGRSDPKLTDVHKFLSPWIGYGLLLSDGQTWFQHRRMLTPAFHYDILKPYVNLMADSVKVMLDKWEQLVTQDSHLEIFGHVSLMTLDTVMKCAFSYQGSVQTDRNSHSYIQAVGNLNSLFVARLRSALYQNDIIYRLSPEGRLSRQACQLAHQHTDQVIRLRKAHLQKEGEMENLRKKRHLDFLDILLFARMENGSSLSDTDLRAEVDTFMFEGHDTTASGISWIFYALASHPEYQQRCREEIRSLLGDGTSITWDHLGQMPYTTMCIKEAMRLYPPVPAIIRELSKPITFPDGRSLPAGIIISLSIYALHHNPKVWPNPEVFDPSRFAPGSAQHSHAFLPFSGGSRNCIGKQFAMNEMKVAVALTLLRFELALDASRVPIPLRRVVLKSKNGIHLYLRKLP